Proteins from a genomic interval of Oceanispirochaeta crateris:
- a CDS encoding ABC transporter permease — protein sequence MNKVKIPPSLPVLALCLVMALVVISLFSTSPMETMYYFIPAVLTNPLYLGEMLNMVILLSLTGLGITLAFSAGSFNLGGEGQLYMGALCSVLAARYLPHLPGIPGLLVITLCGVAGGALMALISGLMKALWQVDDLISTFLLSAGVTKVIDYLIAGPLSDPDSYLMTTAALPEKFRLTSLLPPSPFNLSFLLPLFLLPLFYYLLNHTRWGYELKMTGSSNSFARFGGLNTGLYETIPLTISGALHGLAGSLVLTGTYYAGIQGLTSGLGWNGIAVALIAGRKIPGLIPAALFFAWISQGAKVAVLQSDLTLELGAIIQGILFLLISSQVLRLRSKSSMEKAL from the coding sequence ATGAACAAAGTAAAGATTCCCCCCAGCCTCCCGGTCTTAGCCCTCTGCCTCGTCATGGCTCTCGTGGTGATTTCCTTATTCAGCACATCCCCCATGGAGACCATGTATTATTTCATCCCCGCTGTTCTAACCAACCCCCTTTATCTGGGAGAGATGCTCAACATGGTCATACTTCTGAGTCTTACCGGCCTGGGAATCACTTTGGCATTTAGTGCGGGATCATTTAATCTTGGTGGAGAAGGCCAACTCTACATGGGGGCTCTCTGTTCTGTTCTGGCGGCCCGATACCTCCCCCATCTTCCTGGGATTCCCGGCCTGCTAGTGATCACTCTCTGCGGAGTGGCCGGAGGAGCTTTGATGGCTCTCATCTCGGGGCTTATGAAGGCCTTATGGCAAGTCGATGACCTGATTAGCACATTCCTCCTTTCGGCAGGAGTGACCAAGGTCATCGATTACCTCATTGCCGGTCCCCTGAGCGATCCTGACAGCTACCTTATGACAACTGCCGCTCTGCCTGAAAAGTTCAGATTGACATCCCTCCTCCCTCCCAGCCCGTTTAACCTGAGCTTTCTCCTGCCTTTATTCCTCCTCCCCCTGTTTTATTACCTCCTGAATCACACAAGGTGGGGGTATGAATTGAAAATGACAGGAAGCAGCAATAGCTTTGCCAGATTTGGCGGACTGAATACGGGTCTGTATGAAACAATCCCCTTGACCATTAGCGGTGCCCTCCATGGCCTTGCAGGCTCTCTGGTTCTCACAGGGACTTATTATGCGGGGATTCAGGGATTAACCTCCGGACTGGGATGGAATGGGATTGCCGTTGCCCTGATCGCTGGACGGAAGATTCCCGGTTTGATCCCGGCAGCCCTCTTTTTTGCCTGGATCAGCCAGGGAGCCAAAGTGGCTGTTCTTCAATCGGATTTAACTCTGGAGCTGGGAGCCATCATTCAGGGAATACTCTTCCTCTTAATCTCATCTCAGGTTCTGAGACTCCGTTCAAAATCATCCATGGAAAAAGCCCTATGA
- the argH gene encoding argininosuccinate lyase, with the protein MSKLWAKDYDLNTLIEEFTVGIDYILDQKLIPSDCVASLAHATMLQSIGILSEEELKSLKEGLKQILGEHAAGAFEIKRSDEDGHTAIENRLVELAGDAGKKIHTGRSRNDQVVTAIRVYSRSRVLGIIKETGDLVRAILDLAELHKATPMPGRTHMQIAMPSSVGLWAGSFAEELIDSIRLLSAAWEILDQNPLGAAAGYGVPLPLNRDMTTELMGFSRVQNNVIYVNNSRGKMELMILDILDQITLTLSKIAQDLILFSLPEFGYFSLPAQLCTGSSIMPQKKNPDGLELMRAKAGTVSACGTQIRNILRSLPSGYNRDFQETKEPFLKGCDITSISLKMMTLTFRELKVNIEGLKAGFSKDIYATDAALDLVASGMSFRDAYKEVGLHLDKLGDQDPDESIRSRTYRGTSGNLCLDEALSRLKSLMDIASDRESKIDASLESLMGQKLNLLVK; encoded by the coding sequence ATGAGTAAACTCTGGGCCAAAGATTATGATCTGAACACACTTATAGAAGAGTTCACCGTCGGTATCGATTACATTCTGGATCAGAAGCTCATCCCTTCGGACTGTGTGGCCAGCCTGGCTCATGCCACCATGCTTCAGAGTATCGGCATCCTCAGCGAAGAAGAGCTGAAATCCCTCAAGGAGGGACTCAAGCAGATTCTGGGAGAACATGCCGCCGGGGCCTTTGAGATCAAAAGATCCGATGAGGACGGCCATACGGCCATTGAGAATCGCCTGGTCGAGCTGGCGGGAGATGCGGGGAAGAAAATCCACACAGGACGTAGTCGGAATGATCAGGTGGTCACCGCCATCAGAGTCTATTCCCGCAGCAGAGTTCTGGGAATCATCAAAGAAACAGGAGACCTCGTCCGGGCTATCCTGGATCTGGCCGAACTGCACAAGGCAACACCCATGCCGGGGCGGACCCATATGCAGATTGCCATGCCCTCCTCGGTGGGCCTCTGGGCCGGAAGTTTTGCAGAAGAACTCATTGATTCTATCCGCCTCCTTTCCGCCGCCTGGGAAATCCTGGACCAGAACCCATTGGGTGCTGCCGCCGGATACGGTGTGCCTCTGCCTTTGAATAGAGACATGACAACGGAACTCATGGGATTTTCCCGGGTTCAGAATAACGTCATATATGTGAATAACAGCCGGGGGAAGATGGAGCTGATGATCCTGGATATCCTGGATCAGATTACCCTCACCCTGAGTAAGATTGCCCAGGATCTGATCCTTTTTTCACTGCCTGAGTTCGGGTATTTCAGCCTGCCGGCCCAGTTGTGTACGGGCTCAAGCATCATGCCCCAGAAGAAAAACCCTGATGGCCTGGAATTGATGAGGGCCAAGGCGGGAACGGTCAGTGCCTGTGGAACTCAAATCAGGAATATCCTGCGATCCCTCCCTTCCGGATACAACCGGGATTTTCAGGAAACCAAGGAACCCTTCCTTAAGGGCTGCGATATCACTTCTATTTCATTGAAGATGATGACTCTGACGTTCCGGGAACTAAAGGTGAATATTGAAGGTCTCAAAGCCGGTTTTTCCAAGGACATCTATGCTACGGATGCCGCATTGGATCTTGTCGCTTCGGGCATGAGTTTCCGTGATGCCTATAAAGAAGTAGGTCTACATCTGGATAAACTGGGTGATCAGGACCCGGATGAATCCATCCGATCCAGAACCTATAGAGGCACAAGCGGCAATCTCTGCCTGGATGAGGCCCTCAGCCGTCTGAAAAGCCTTATGGATATTGCATCAGACAGAGAATCTAAGATTGATGCGTCTCTGGAATCCCTTATGGGGCAGAAACTGAACCTTCTGGTCAAGTAA
- a CDS encoding ABC transporter permease has translation MIMNILGSASPLILAALGGLLTERAGILNIALEGMILSGAFTSLLVTSLSGSPGLGILAAILTGTIVAGIFNFSSFTLKGNPFISGLGINILVPALIASITQKLYGNQGIIRPAQIRALPRPGGLDLFIWIALGVLILLMVLFYRTRSGLIIRSCGDHPDLLKSRGVDPLRVKRLMVLLSGMLCGVSGSAISLRLGVFVPGMSAGKGWIALVAIYLGYRKIPGIALACLFFALAEWGTNRAQGFLGVPPSLILSFPYFLTLAGLLLFSIRRNRTHPSE, from the coding sequence ATGATCATGAATATTCTTGGTAGCGCATCTCCCTTGATTCTGGCTGCTCTAGGAGGACTATTGACCGAAAGAGCAGGAATTTTAAACATCGCTTTAGAAGGAATGATCCTCAGCGGTGCCTTCACATCTCTCCTTGTCACAAGCCTCAGCGGAAGCCCCGGGCTTGGCATACTGGCGGCAATTTTAACCGGTACGATTGTGGCCGGAATTTTCAATTTCAGCAGTTTTACCCTCAAAGGGAATCCTTTTATCAGCGGATTGGGCATCAACATCCTCGTTCCCGCCCTCATTGCCTCCATTACACAAAAGCTCTATGGGAACCAGGGAATCATTAGACCGGCACAAATCAGGGCCCTTCCCCGGCCGGGCGGTTTGGATCTTTTTATATGGATAGCCTTAGGGGTCCTCATACTCTTGATGGTCCTTTTTTATAGGACAAGATCCGGCCTCATCATACGCAGCTGCGGCGATCATCCGGATCTTCTAAAGAGTAGAGGAGTAGACCCTCTTAGAGTGAAAAGGCTGATGGTTCTTTTGTCGGGAATGCTCTGCGGAGTGTCTGGATCGGCCATATCCCTCCGTTTAGGTGTTTTTGTCCCGGGAATGTCGGCAGGCAAAGGCTGGATCGCTCTTGTAGCCATTTACCTGGGATACAGAAAGATCCCGGGAATTGCCCTGGCCTGTCTCTTTTTTGCTCTAGCCGAATGGGGAACCAACAGAGCCCAGGGATTTCTGGGAGTTCCCCCCAGTCTGATCCTCAGCTTTCCCTACTTTCTGACCCTGGCTGGCTTACTGCTCTTTTCCATAAGGAGAAACAGAACACATCCATCGGAGTAA
- a CDS encoding FecR family protein — MKSLVKSFLLVLAGAFFAAGLLYGYSIFFKTAGQDFQDEALRFVPIEPGDAVISRISGEVYIIREEQMIAPKPGDSVREGDVIKVVDDSWCQVHFIGKATMNLRSNTLIKIQKLLSSPQDSDIRTELLTGSMIYKVDKLDATDNLEVTAQEKIYRVEGTEFIVEAYSGGSRVAVREGSVAVLQSGASQDEELLKTVPSGFTLDLMEWNKEKPLPEIEELSQEEIRIFEEEGPSDLLLQKESLVYLEIRTEPSGAQLYLDGRLTGQGTLKGLFPSEGTLRLLARKRGFRDNNLNIKLEDLTSSVLTMKLEVLGITESLEEESKNPPQETLEQIKAKFEKESADLKSGFSRKIEENEQKLQNLNSLSMGLQSDILELRNKNTSLERQKEELAEELEESLSESEKLRALLIQIQELSDQ, encoded by the coding sequence ATGAAATCTCTTGTTAAATCTTTTTTACTCGTCCTTGCAGGAGCCTTCTTTGCCGCAGGTCTCCTTTACGGCTATTCCATATTTTTTAAGACTGCAGGTCAGGATTTTCAGGATGAAGCCCTACGTTTTGTACCCATTGAGCCTGGAGATGCTGTCATATCCCGCATATCCGGAGAGGTTTATATCATCCGAGAAGAACAGATGATTGCTCCCAAACCGGGAGACTCTGTCCGCGAGGGTGATGTGATCAAGGTAGTTGATGACTCCTGGTGCCAGGTCCATTTCATCGGCAAAGCTACCATGAACCTTCGGAGCAATACACTGATTAAAATTCAGAAACTCCTCTCCAGTCCCCAGGATTCGGACATAAGAACCGAACTCCTAACAGGGTCTATGATCTATAAAGTCGATAAACTGGATGCCACGGATAATCTGGAAGTCACGGCACAGGAGAAGATCTACCGCGTCGAAGGAACTGAGTTCATCGTAGAAGCCTACTCTGGCGGCAGTAGAGTGGCCGTTCGGGAAGGAAGCGTGGCTGTCCTCCAGAGTGGGGCATCCCAGGATGAAGAACTCCTGAAGACAGTGCCTTCGGGATTTACATTGGATCTAATGGAATGGAATAAAGAGAAACCTCTGCCTGAGATAGAAGAGTTGAGTCAGGAAGAAATCAGGATATTTGAAGAAGAGGGCCCCTCGGATCTGTTGCTCCAAAAAGAGTCATTGGTATATTTGGAAATCAGAACAGAACCTTCAGGAGCACAACTCTATCTGGATGGTCGTTTGACTGGACAAGGAACCTTGAAGGGTCTCTTCCCATCTGAGGGGACTCTGAGACTCCTTGCCAGAAAAAGAGGATTCCGCGATAACAATCTGAATATCAAACTCGAAGACCTGACAAGTTCGGTGCTAACCATGAAACTGGAGGTACTGGGTATAACAGAGAGCCTGGAAGAGGAGTCAAAAAACCCGCCACAGGAAACACTGGAACAGATTAAAGCAAAGTTTGAAAAGGAGTCGGCAGACTTAAAATCAGGATTTTCACGAAAGATTGAAGAGAATGAACAAAAGCTGCAAAACCTGAACAGCCTCAGTATGGGCCTGCAAAGTGACATTTTAGAATTACGCAATAAGAATACCAGCTTGGAAAGACAGAAAGAGGAACTGGCAGAGGAACTAGAAGAGAGCCTTTCTGAGAGTGAAAAGCTGAGAGCCCTCCTGATCCAAATACAGGAACTCTCGGATCAGTAA
- a CDS encoding ABC transporter ATP-binding protein codes for MSEIQQPVLTIKNVTHRFSGNNITACQNITLQAYKGEILALMGENGAGKSTLMFLLSGFLTPSEGSLSVAAGSSLRDRREFTGMIHQKPLLAGNLTVFENIILEQRGKSQNLFINPKILKKSISEIQQNYDLPLDLDMKGMDLTAPQIQRAELIRALWKKKSLIILDEPTASLSDKQIARLFTLMKQLKDEGKTIIFITHKIHEAVVTADRMAILRRGRLMAVGETRDFDASEISRLMIGEDSIHQTAPAQTKTEVSPSKGKVVLELSGVDVTELGTRRLKGLSLSLRAGEILGISGIRENGLTHLEDLLSGMIQPSKGEILINGRNRMPLTPYRLRRWKISYIPADRLHRGADPSSSLAENLSVLKREISGGFKSYRKNFILWSKKYIKDHNIKGSAEQRVGTLSGGNIQKMIVARELGELPRLLIVSEPSWGLDFKSREELHEQLIKARNNGTAVLLLTTDLDEMLQLSDRACVLTEGILSEISKNDKEWNRTYVGEIMTGADKV; via the coding sequence TTGTCAGAGATCCAACAACCGGTCCTAACCATTAAGAACGTCACGCATCGTTTTTCAGGAAACAATATCACGGCCTGCCAGAACATCACGCTACAGGCCTACAAGGGTGAGATTTTGGCACTGATGGGTGAAAACGGTGCAGGAAAATCGACTCTGATGTTTCTCCTGTCCGGGTTTTTGACTCCCAGCGAAGGAAGCCTGTCTGTTGCGGCGGGCTCCTCTCTCAGGGACAGAAGAGAATTTACAGGCATGATTCATCAAAAACCATTGCTGGCTGGCAACCTCACTGTTTTTGAAAACATCATTCTGGAACAAAGAGGAAAATCACAAAACCTGTTTATCAACCCCAAAATCCTGAAAAAGAGCATATCTGAAATACAACAGAACTATGACCTGCCCCTTGATCTGGACATGAAAGGCATGGACCTGACGGCTCCCCAGATACAAAGAGCCGAACTCATCAGAGCCTTATGGAAGAAAAAATCCTTAATCATCCTGGATGAGCCGACGGCCAGCCTATCTGACAAACAAATAGCCAGGCTCTTTACCCTAATGAAGCAACTCAAGGATGAAGGAAAAACAATTATTTTCATCACTCATAAGATTCATGAGGCAGTTGTCACTGCAGACAGGATGGCCATTCTGAGAAGAGGGCGGCTCATGGCTGTAGGAGAGACCAGAGACTTTGATGCCTCAGAAATTTCTCGCCTGATGATTGGTGAAGATTCAATACACCAGACCGCTCCTGCACAAACCAAAACAGAAGTCAGCCCCTCCAAGGGAAAGGTTGTATTGGAATTATCAGGAGTGGATGTGACAGAATTGGGAACCCGCCGCTTGAAAGGGCTCTCACTAAGCCTGAGAGCAGGGGAAATTCTTGGTATCAGCGGGATCAGAGAGAATGGCTTAACTCATCTCGAAGACCTACTCAGCGGTATGATACAACCTTCAAAAGGGGAAATTCTGATCAATGGCCGCAATAGAATGCCTTTGACCCCCTACCGGCTCAGACGCTGGAAAATCTCATATATTCCGGCAGACCGTCTCCACAGGGGCGCTGATCCGAGTTCATCCCTGGCAGAGAATCTATCCGTTCTAAAAAGAGAGATTTCTGGAGGATTTAAAAGCTATCGAAAGAACTTCATCCTCTGGTCTAAAAAATATATTAAGGACCATAATATTAAGGGCAGTGCCGAGCAGCGGGTAGGAACACTTTCTGGAGGAAATATTCAAAAAATGATTGTCGCCAGAGAATTGGGAGAGTTGCCCCGGCTGTTAATCGTTTCGGAACCGAGCTGGGGACTGGACTTCAAAAGCAGGGAAGAACTCCACGAACAGCTCATTAAAGCCAGAAACAATGGAACCGCCGTTCTTCTTCTCACCACAGACCTGGATGAGATGCTCCAGTTGAGTGATCGCGCCTGCGTCCTGACCGAAGGGATTCTCAGTGAAATCTCGAAGAATGACAAAGAATGGAATAGAACCTATGTAGGAGAGATCATGACAGGGGCCGATAAAGTATGA
- a CDS encoding Na/Pi cotransporter family protein: MIIIINIMEIVGALGVFLFGMKIMSEGIQKAAGDGLQSVLNHITSNRFVAVLTGFMITAIVQSSSATTVMVVSFVNAGLLNLTQSIGIIMGANIGTTVTGWIVSILGFKFKISALALPIIGLGLPFYFSKSMKRKDWGEFMIGFGILFLGLSFLKETMPKLDAQMVSFLGPYTGRGTLSLVIFILAGALITIIVHSSSASMAITLTMAYNGLLPLDAAAAMVMGSNIGTTIDAMLASIGTNINAKRAARVHILFNCAGVFVIALFFNPFLALVRIIVPGDEITTNLAMFHTLFNILNTLIFIGFVPQIAKLVEALIPSETVETGIGKYKLNYIDSTIQNVPEINIIEAQKEVSHMTKVVEDMFIIYTEVLKHPKKKMGAQVKEIKALEDFSDQMQEEITKFLISCSGDSLNQNGRNNVSSMMRIVNELESIGDSCYNLILLSERRFKKDIPLHDKAVEELLPIITLVQKFLFFIKSRINEHMDKETLKEAYVMENKMESIQKNLKKEVRKNLKSGADIKGELLYLDIVRHLEQIGDYCLNIAQALRIYN, translated from the coding sequence ATGATCATTATCATAAATATCATGGAGATCGTAGGCGCATTGGGTGTCTTTCTCTTCGGAATGAAAATCATGAGTGAAGGGATACAGAAGGCAGCCGGTGACGGACTTCAGAGTGTTTTGAATCATATTACATCCAATCGTTTTGTGGCTGTTCTCACGGGTTTTATGATCACAGCCATCGTCCAGTCATCCTCAGCCACAACGGTCATGGTTGTGAGTTTTGTTAATGCGGGACTTCTGAACCTCACCCAGTCCATCGGCATCATAATGGGAGCTAACATCGGGACAACGGTCACGGGATGGATCGTGTCCATCCTGGGATTCAAGTTCAAAATCAGTGCCTTAGCTCTCCCGATTATTGGTTTGGGACTCCCTTTTTACTTCTCCAAGTCCATGAAAAGAAAAGACTGGGGTGAGTTCATGATCGGTTTCGGAATCTTATTTCTGGGACTGTCCTTCCTGAAGGAGACGATGCCCAAACTGGATGCCCAAATGGTATCTTTCCTGGGGCCCTACACAGGAAGGGGCACTCTTTCTCTTGTCATTTTTATTCTCGCAGGAGCTTTGATCACGATTATTGTACACTCCTCCAGCGCCTCCATGGCGATCACGCTAACCATGGCTTATAATGGTCTTTTACCACTGGATGCCGCCGCCGCCATGGTCATGGGATCCAATATTGGAACAACCATTGATGCCATGCTGGCCTCCATCGGTACTAATATAAATGCAAAAAGGGCGGCGAGAGTCCATATACTGTTCAACTGTGCCGGCGTATTTGTGATTGCCTTGTTTTTTAACCCCTTTCTGGCCCTGGTTAGAATCATCGTCCCAGGGGATGAAATTACAACAAATTTAGCCATGTTCCATACGCTTTTTAATATTCTGAATACGCTTATTTTTATCGGATTTGTTCCTCAGATAGCCAAACTTGTAGAGGCACTCATCCCCTCCGAAACAGTTGAAACCGGAATAGGGAAATACAAGCTGAACTACATCGATTCAACCATCCAGAATGTCCCTGAAATCAACATTATTGAGGCTCAGAAAGAAGTGTCTCACATGACCAAAGTCGTAGAGGATATGTTCATCATTTATACAGAAGTCCTCAAGCATCCCAAGAAAAAGATGGGGGCCCAGGTCAAGGAAATCAAGGCTCTGGAGGACTTCAGTGACCAGATGCAGGAAGAGATTACAAAATTCTTGATTTCCTGCTCAGGAGACAGCCTGAATCAGAATGGACGGAATAATGTGAGCTCTATGATGAGGATCGTTAACGAACTCGAGAGCATAGGAGACAGCTGCTATAACCTCATACTCCTGTCTGAACGACGTTTTAAAAAGGACATTCCCCTCCATGATAAAGCCGTTGAAGAACTTCTACCAATCATCACACTGGTTCAAAAATTTCTCTTCTTCATTAAGTCCAGAATCAATGAACATATGGACAAAGAGACACTCAAGGAAGCCTATGTGATGGAGAATAAAATGGAGTCCATTCAGAAGAACCTGAAAAAAGAAGTTCGTAAAAATCTGAAGAGCGGAGCTGATATTAAGGGCGAATTGCTGTATCTTGATATTGTCCGCCATCTCGAACAGATTGGAGATTACTGCCTAAATATTGCTCAGGCGCTTAGGATTTACAATTAG